CATTCCGTTTGATGTATAGTGCGTTTGCTTCCGTTTAGCGTGGTGGAAGCAGGACTGTATCCACAGATTACAGAGAGAGAATACTGGGCTGCGATTGGCTTTTACCGCCCAAGCTCGTACTCTCCCATACCTATTGAGGTTCGCGATTTTCGGGAACAAATCCTTGGTCGGGTTGATCCATGGGGAGCCGGCCATACTCTCATAACCTCACTCTCATGCCTGAATATACTGCTCCCCGCTTTCTGTCCTCCGCGCTGATCGTTATCGATATGCAGAACGACTTCGTCCTGCCGGGAGCGTCGGCCTGTGTCGAGGGGACATCTGCAGTGGTGCCGCAGGTGGCGGAGCTGGTTAACGCTTACCGCCAAGTCGGGCTACCGGTGATCCATATCGTTCGGCTGTACGAGCCGGATGGCACGAATGCCGACCTGTGCCGCCGCGCGCATATCCAGCAGGCCGGGGGCGGTATCGCTGAGCCCGGTACTGAGGGTGCGCAGATCGTGGAGGCGCTGCGACCCAGCCCGACACTCAAGCTCGATACGGCCTCGCTACTGGCCGGGCACGCGCAGGCGGTGGGTGAGCATGAGTTTATTTTCTACAAGCCACGCTGGGGTGCTTTTTATGGGACGGCGCTGGAGGTCTTCCTGCGCGAGCACGGGATCGATACGCTGGTCTTCGCCGGGTGTAATTTCCCCAACTGCCCGCGCACCAGCATCTATGAGGCGAGCGAACGCGACTTCCGGCTCGTGCTGGCGCGGGACGCTGTCTCGCAGCTCTACCCGAAGGGCGAGGAAGAGCTGGCGTCCATCGGTGTCCGGTTGATGGGCGTAGGTGCGATTCGCGCCGAGCTGGGGTTGTAACCCCGGCTATTGCTGCTGCGTTGCCTGCTCCTGTGCGGCGGCTTTCTCGGCTTGGTACTGCTGCATGAGCTCAGCCGTCTTCTGCTGGACGGCAGGCATCACCTCCATCATGCGCGGCATGATGACCTCCATGGTCCGCTGTTGGACTTCGGGAGTTTTGGAGATTACAGCCTGCCCGGCAGGCGTGGCGTAAAAGTCGGAGATGCCCTTGAGTTCGCCCGCAGTGAATGTCTCGGCGTAGATGTCGATCATGTCGTTGGCCATGGCGTTCCAGTCCATGAGATTGTTAATCTCGTCAAAGGCGCTGGCCTGGATCTCAAGCATACGCTCATCTACGGGCTCGCCCGATTGCTCCATCGCCTGGCGCTGCATCTGTAGCATGGCTTCTTTCTGTTTGGCCATCATCTCGCGCATCATCTTCTCGAAGTTTATGAGGCGGAAAATCTCCTCGGCCTCGGCACGAGCCTCGGCGGTACCCGCTTCACCATCCAGCTCGGAGGCGCTGGCCAGCCGCAGGTGCTGTGTCTCGCCGTCCTTTTCCAGGGTGAGGGTTTTGGTCTTGGCGTCGTAGGCGCCGACGGTCCAGCCGGCGTAGACACCGCCGGGGGTGACCCAGCGGCTGTTCTCGCCGGAGGGTTCGCTCAGGGAAAAGGATATCTCGTCACCCATTTCAAGCAGAGCGCGCAGAACGATAGCGGGCGGCTCAGCATTCGGGGTCGGGGTGTTGGTGTCGGCACGCAGGACCGAGGCACTCAGGAGGACTGTGATGAGTCCGCAGGCGAGAAATTTTTTCATAGGATGGGGCGGTTTGGGTAGTAAGGCACGGGCCACAGGATGACCGGTGCCCGAAGATAGGCGGTAGAAAACAGGCACGCGTCAGCACCTGTGGATTGGGATGCAGTAAGCTCTAGTAGGTGTAGTGCTCGCTGCGCTTTTCGATGATTTTGGAATGAAAAACAACGGGGCCCTGCTCGTTTTCACCAGAGGCATTAAACGTAATGGTAGCGGTAGCTTCCTTTTTCAGCGGGCCATCGGATGCGTTTACAGGGAGCCAGTTGGTCGCGTCTAATTGAAACACACCTTGCGCGACCTTCAGGTCCGGGGGTAGGCGGGGAGGGGTCAGGTTCTCGACCGTCATGTCGGTATGGAGTTTGAGGCATTGCTGCCCGTCAACTTCCTCTGTGCCGGTAACGGTGACGGTGCCGTTGACGTCCTCGGCGACCACCTGGGTTTTTGCGTTGGAGGTGTTTTCGGCGGCTTTCTCTTTGTTAACCGTCCAGCTGTCGCCGGGTTTGACCAACTCGCTCGTGCCGTAGACTTCATCGGCAGTGGCGCGTCCGTCATAGATGAAAAGCATGCTGCTGAGTGCTTGCTGGGCCTGCGGGGCCACGGGCTCCCCGTCCACGCTGAACTCGGGGCCATTGGCGCCCATGGTTGCGACAATCACCGTGCCAGCCGGAGTGAGAATACGGGGAGAGTCTGCATCGCTTTCCACATCCAGGGTCAGCTCCTTGACGGTGATTTCGGCGCCGGTGACAAGCTGGCGATCATTGACAGCCGTGACGGCCACCGTGCCGTCGAAGACCAGCTTGATGCTGTTGGACTTATCCATGATCGACTCGCCGTTCACAGTCAGGTTGACCGCGATGCTGTTATCGAGCTCCATCTGCAGGCCATAGGTCTGCCCCACGTGGCGGTCTGGAGTGATCTTGACCGGCCAGGAGTCGGCGGCGTTTGCAGCACAGGCGACGGCAAGGAGGATGCCCAGCAGGGTATGGCGGAAGACGGACTTCATGAGAGTAGGCTGCTTGCCCACGTACTTGTTTGCAATGGCATAATCCAGCCTCAACGCCAGCTCAGGCGAATGCCGAGCGGACAGTGGTCCGAGCCCATCACATCGCTGAGGATAAAGGCGTCGGCCAGATGCGGCTCCAGATCTCTGGAGATCAGAAAGTAGTCGATGCGCCACCCGATATTCCGGCCTCGTGCGCCAGCCCGGAAGCTCCACCAGGTGTACTGCTCGGCCAGGTCAGGGTTACGGTGACGAAAAGTATCGATGAAGCCGCCCTCCAGGTGCTTGGTGAACTCTTCCCGTTCCTCGTCGGTAAACCCGGCGTTACGGCGGTTGGCCTTGGGCCGGGCAATATCGATTTCCTCGTGGGCGACGTTGAAGTCCCCGCACACCACGACCGGTTTGGTCTTGTTCAGAGAGACGAGTAGCTCCCGGAACTGCGGGTCGAACACGCCGGTGCGGTAGTCTAGCCGCCGCAGCTCGTTTTGGGAGTTGGGGACGTAGACGTTGACCAGATAAAAGCGCCCGAAGTCCGCCACCTGCACGCGTCCCTCCTGCGGGTGTACCGTGCGGTCCGGCCACTCCAGACTGACACCGTCGGCCGGATTTTGGGAGAATATCGCCGTGCCCGAGTATCCTTTTTTCTCCGCCGAGTGGTAGTACTGGCAGGAGTAGGGGATCTCCAGCTTGGGGATGTCCGCCTCGCTCGCTTTGATCTCCTGCAGGCAGAGGATATCAGGCTGATGGGTCGCGATAAAATCGCCGAAGCCCTTCTTCATCACGGCGCGCAGGCCGTTGACGTTCCAGGAGATAAGGGTCAGCTCGTCGGGCAGGTGGGTCTCGGTTTCGTTCACGCTGCCCAGCCAAAGCCAGGACCCCGGGCTGCTCAAGGTAATTGCACCTGCAGGACGAATTCCCGGATGAAAAAATCACCGAAAATGCGTAACCTCTCAGGGGCGCGGGGGCGCTGATTCCCGTTAATACTTGACTAAACTAGGCAATCGGGCTCATTTTTAGCCTTTACACATCTGAACCCAAGCCACCTCCAGCGAAAGAAGTTCCACACTGCATGTCTAACGAAGTCATTGAAGTCGAAGGTAAGATCGTAGCCGTTTTGCCCGGTACCATGTTCCGGGTCGAGCTGCCTAACAAACACGTCGTTTTGGCGACGATTTCCGGTAAGCTCCGCAAGAATTTTATCAAGATCACGACCGGCGACATGGTGAAAATGGAAATGACGCCGATGGACTTGAATCGCGCCCGGATCACCTACCGCCTGCGTAATGCTAACCAGCAGCGCCGCGCGCCGATCCGTAGCTTTGGGCCGAGAAACCGCCGCCGCTAGACGGTCTGCGCGGTTGCGGCCAGCCCGCATATCCCCATTTCTCTCACCCATTAACCTTAATCTCTGAACGTCATGTCAGGAGCCTACACCAGTATTACGAACACCATCGGTAACACACCGCTGGTCAAACTCAACAAGGTTACCGAAGGCCTCGAAGCCGAAGTCTGGCTCAAGTGCGAGTTCTTCAACCCGCTTTCCAGCGTCAAGGACCGTATCGGTCTGGCGATGATCGACGCGGCCGAGAAGGCCGGTAAGCTCAAGCCCGGCGGTCTCGTGATCGAGCCGACCTCGGGTAACACGGGTATTGCCCTCGCCTTTGTCTGCGCCGCTCGTGGCTACCGCTGCCTGCTGACCATGCCCGAGACCATGTCGCTCGAGCGACGCGTACTGCTGCGCATGCTCGGTGCTGAGATTGTCCTCACTCCCGGCCCGAAGGGCATGGGAGGCGCGATTGCCCGTGCCGCTGAGCTGGTCGAGGAGAGTAAGGGCGAAGCTTTCATGCCCCAGCAGTTTGAGAATCCGGCCAACCCGGAGGCTCACCGCAAGTCCACCGCTGAAGAGATCTGGAATGCCACGGAGGGCAAGATTGACGCCTTTGTCGCCGGGGTCGGAACGGGCGGGACCATCACCGGGGTATCCGAGGTGATCAAGTCGCGTAAGGACCTTTACACCGTGGCCGTCGAGCCTGAGGCCAGCCCCGTCATCAGCGGCGGTAAGCCCGGCCCGCACAAGATCCAGGGCATTGGTGCCGGTTTCATCCCGAAGAATCTCAATACGGATATTCTCGACGAGATCATTCAGATCACCAATGAGCAGGCCTTTGCCACCGCGCAGGATATCACCGCTCGTGAAGGTATTCCGGTCGGCATCTCCTCCGGCGCTAATGTGCGTGCCGCTCTGAACCTGGCCGCCCGCCCTGAGATGGCTGGTAAGAAAATCGTCACGGTCGCCTGCAGCTCGGTCGAGCGCTACCTCAGTACGCCGCTGGCAGAAAAGGCCCGTCAGGAAGTCGCCGCTGGCTTCAATATCTAGGCTTTTTAGAAAGTTTTTCCTATCCTGAGCTCCCGGTTTTATGCCGGGAGCTTTTTTTGTTATGTTACTGGACCCTGCCGGGAGATACGGGCTGTGTTCGTTTTTAATATCAAAAAATATCTTATTTTGTGAATAGGGTTAATTTTGGCTTGTCATGGGGTCGATAGGCCGGGATGCTAGAGACTACTACAGGTAGATGTAGTAGCAGTAGTGGTAGCTTAAGGACCGCCGTTTCTCTCGGGAAGCGGCGGTTTCTTGTTATAAACATCCACCTCGTTACCCAATGGACAAACTGTCTGGGAAAGGAGATAGCCTCCGCCCTGAGCTTGCGGTTTCTGCGTTTATGGTTTGGCTGAAAGCATGAGTACCCCGGACAACTCGATGTGCCTCCTGTGGTTTCGCCAGGATCTGCGCGTTGAGGATAATCCTGCTTTATCGGTAGCCGCCGAGACTGGGCAACCGATCCTCCCCGTCTATATCTACGACGAAAAGTCTGACGGGGACTGGGCACCCGGTGGAGCCTCGCGCTGGTGGCTGCATCATGCTCTGGCCGACCTGGCCGAGCAGCTGAAGGAGCTGGGACTGCCGTTGATCATTCGCCGGGGTGAGACACTGGAGTGCTTGCGCGATTTGATCCGTGAAACAGAGGCGAGCGTCTTGTGTGCTAACCGTCGCTACGAGCCTGAGGCACGCCGCCTGCAGGATGCCGTCGAGAAGGCATTGTCAGGCGAGGGTGTCGAGGTGTCGCTTTCAAATGCGGCCCTGCTCTTTGAGCCTTGGGAGATCGAGAAAAAATCTGGCGGCCCCTTTCAGGTCTTTACTCCCTACTGGCGAACTTGCCGCGAGCAGGCGTGGCCTGTGCCGGTCGAAGCCGACTCGCATGGCCTGCATGGCCCTGAGGAGCCCACCGAATCTCTGGCCCTGGACGATCTGAAGCTGCTGCCACGTATCGGCTGGGACGCTGGGTTCTATGAGGCGTGGACGCCGACCCGGGCGGGTGCGCTGGAGCGTCTGCGTACATTTATCGGCGAAGCTTTGGGCGACTACGAGGATCAGCGGGACCACCCGGATGCGGACTTTACCTCGCGTCTATCGCCGTATCTGCATTTCGGGCAGATCGGGCCGCGGGAGATTGTCGCCTCGTTGTCTGAGGCGGGATGTCTCGACCTGCCGGGGGCGGACAAGTTTCTGGCCGAGGTCGGCTGGCGTGAATTTTCATACCACTTGATGTATCATTTTCCCGATACGCCGGTCGCACCGCTTCGCTCAGAGTTCGAGGAGTTCCCCTGGCGTGAAAATGAGGAGCTGCTGCATGCCTGGCAAAAGGGCCGTACCGGATACCCGCTCGTTGATGCCGGGATGCGCCAGCTTTGGCAAACCGGATGGATGCACAACCGCGTGCGCATGGTTGCCGCCTCGCTGCTGGTTAAGCATTTGCTCCAGCCCTGGCAGGCCGGCGCGCGGTGGTTCTGGGACACACTGGTAGATGCCGACCTCGCCAGTAATACTCAGGGTTGGCAGTGGACCGCCGGGTGTGGGGCCGACGCAGCGCCGTACTTCCGGGTCTTCAACCCTGCGGCCCAGGGAGAGCGCTATGACGCAGATGGCGAGTATG
This genomic interval from Ruficoccus sp. ZRK36 contains the following:
- the cysK gene encoding cysteine synthase A, with protein sequence MSGAYTSITNTIGNTPLVKLNKVTEGLEAEVWLKCEFFNPLSSVKDRIGLAMIDAAEKAGKLKPGGLVIEPTSGNTGIALAFVCAARGYRCLLTMPETMSLERRVLLRMLGAEIVLTPGPKGMGGAIARAAELVEESKGEAFMPQQFENPANPEAHRKSTAEEIWNATEGKIDAFVAGVGTGGTITGVSEVIKSRKDLYTVAVEPEASPVISGGKPGPHKIQGIGAGFIPKNLNTDILDEIIQITNEQAFATAQDITAREGIPVGISSGANVRAALNLAARPEMAGKKIVTVACSSVERYLSTPLAEKARQEVAAGFNI
- the infA gene encoding translation initiation factor IF-1, encoding MSNEVIEVEGKIVAVLPGTMFRVELPNKHVVLATISGKLRKNFIKITTGDMVKMEMTPMDLNRARITYRLRNANQQRRAPIRSFGPRNRRR
- a CDS encoding DUF2059 domain-containing protein, which translates into the protein MKKFLACGLITVLLSASVLRADTNTPTPNAEPPAIVLRALLEMGDEISFSLSEPSGENSRWVTPGGVYAGWTVGAYDAKTKTLTLEKDGETQHLRLASASELDGEAGTAEARAEAEEIFRLINFEKMMREMMAKQKEAMLQMQRQAMEQSGEPVDERMLEIQASAFDEINNLMDWNAMANDMIDIYAETFTAGELKGISDFYATPAGQAVISKTPEVQQRTMEVIMPRMMEVMPAVQQKTAELMQQYQAEKAAAQEQATQQQ
- a CDS encoding isochorismatase family cysteine hydrolase — encoded protein: MPEYTAPRFLSSALIVIDMQNDFVLPGASACVEGTSAVVPQVAELVNAYRQVGLPVIHIVRLYEPDGTNADLCRRAHIQQAGGGIAEPGTEGAQIVEALRPSPTLKLDTASLLAGHAQAVGEHEFIFYKPRWGAFYGTALEVFLREHGIDTLVFAGCNFPNCPRTSIYEASERDFRLVLARDAVSQLYPKGEEELASIGVRLMGVGAIRAELGL
- a CDS encoding deoxyribodipyrimidine photo-lyase, which gives rise to MSTPDNSMCLLWFRQDLRVEDNPALSVAAETGQPILPVYIYDEKSDGDWAPGGASRWWLHHALADLAEQLKELGLPLIIRRGETLECLRDLIRETEASVLCANRRYEPEARRLQDAVEKALSGEGVEVSLSNAALLFEPWEIEKKSGGPFQVFTPYWRTCREQAWPVPVEADSHGLHGPEEPTESLALDDLKLLPRIGWDAGFYEAWTPTRAGALERLRTFIGEALGDYEDQRDHPDADFTSRLSPYLHFGQIGPREIVASLSEAGCLDLPGADKFLAEVGWREFSYHLMYHFPDTPVAPLRSEFEEFPWRENEELLHAWQKGRTGYPLVDAGMRQLWQTGWMHNRVRMVAASLLVKHLLQPWQAGARWFWDTLVDADLASNTQGWQWTAGCGADAAPYFRVFNPAAQGERYDADGEYVRQWVPELADMPAKYIHRPWDAPAEVLRASGVTLGEDYPEPIVSHIEGRGRALAAFEKFKKSR
- a CDS encoding exodeoxyribonuclease III, with product MTLISWNVNGLRAVMKKGFGDFIATHQPDILCLQEIKASEADIPKLEIPYSCQYYHSAEKKGYSGTAIFSQNPADGVSLEWPDRTVHPQEGRVQVADFGRFYLVNVYVPNSQNELRRLDYRTGVFDPQFRELLVSLNKTKPVVVCGDFNVAHEEIDIARPKANRRNAGFTDEEREEFTKHLEGGFIDTFRHRNPDLAEQYTWWSFRAGARGRNIGWRIDYFLISRDLEPHLADAFILSDVMGSDHCPLGIRLSWR